In the genome of Vicia villosa cultivar HV-30 ecotype Madison, WI linkage group LG7, Vvil1.0, whole genome shotgun sequence, one region contains:
- the LOC131620801 gene encoding probable WRKY transcription factor 61 codes for MPITISNRLIKKKLWRILGFFSCIIGLISYAFSSSFNHLFGEWNFFKIVIYTAVSFIISSMMLLMKRLKLSRRFLMKAHLGVLVLLLTSLYSFVSDNKNLNGKPDLLSLISCAAFALMSFCLSRHIDLGFESDLLNFFLGIFTLQLMKVNLMLSIVAAIFCYSLMVLRSNWDSCRKIRSSRVENGSDHRDVAIEIDVLDNGSQQNQSLRWFDHKDRYSWKKYEEKSAKGNENQRSYYKCSWPNCMVKKKVERRIDGDIIETLCKGMHNHRLPTTIMKRSSSSEYLYALLPSETGPIDLTNQSFSRDQLDFDAEHESFFLSI; via the coding sequence ATGCCTATAACAATATCCAATAGACTAATAAAGAAAAAGTTATGGagaattttaggttttttttcatGTATCATAGGACTCATTTCATATGCATTCAGCTCTTCTTTCAATCATCTTTTTGGAGAGTGGAACTTCTTCAAAATCGTTATTTACACGGCGGTAAGTTTCATTATCAGTAGCATGATGTTATTAATGAAAAGATTGAAACTTTCAAGGAGATTCTTGATGAAAGCTCATTTGGGTGTTCTTGTTTTGTTGCTAACATCGTTGTACTCTTTCGTATCTGATAATAAAAATTTGAATGGGAAACCGGACCTATTGAGTCTGATTTCGTGTGCAGCCTTTGCTTTAATGTCTTTTTGCTTATCAAGACATATTGATCTTGGTTTTGAATCCGATCTCCTCAATTTCTTCCTTGGAATTTTTACTCTTCAATTGATGAAAGTCAATTTGATGCTATCTATTGTTGCTGCAATCTTCTGTTATTCACTTATGGTTCTTCGTTCTAATTGGGATTCTTGCCGCAAAATTAGAAGTTCGAGAGTGGAAAATGGTAGCGATCATCGTGATGTGGCCATAGAAATTGATGTTTTGGATAATGGTAGCCAACAGAACCAGTCTTTAAGATGGTTCGATCATAAGGATAGGTATAGTTGGAAAAAATATGAAGAGAAATCAGCGAAAGGAAATGAAAACCAGAGAAGCTATTATAAATGTTCATGGCCTAATTGTATGGTGAAGAAAAAAGTTGAGAGAAGAATTGATGGAGATATAATTGAGACACTATGCAAAGGTATGCATAATCATCGCTTGCCTACGACAATAATGAAGAGGAGTTCATCATCTGAATATCTTTATGCACTTTTGCCTTCAGAGACTGGCCCCATTGACTTAACAAATCAATCATTTAGCAGAGATCAATTGGATTTTGATGCTGAGCATGAAAGTTTCTTCCTATCAATATGA
- the LOC131617439 gene encoding uncharacterized protein LOC131617439, with product MGNSLRCCLACVLPCGALDLIRIVHLNGYVEEFSRPISAGEVLKANPNHVLSKPSSEGVVRRILILSPETELKRGSIYFLIPSSSIPDKKRRARKSVTEKDLENKKVFSSDEKNRKCNDDLISSSRKYYESKEMRGSRRDRRHSRSGVWQPHLESITEDLC from the coding sequence ATGGGCAATAGCTTAAGGTGTTGTTTGGCTTGTGTTCTTCCATGTGGAGCACTAGACTTAATTCGCATAGTTCATTTAAACGGTTACGTTGAAGAGTTTTCACGTCCAATTTCAGCTGGTGAAGTCCTCAAAGCCAATCCAAATCATGTTCTAAGCAAACCAAGCTCCGAAGGCGTTGTTCGCCGGATTCTCATCCTTTCGCCTGAGACCGAGCTCAAGAGAGGAAGCATATACTTCTTGATCCCGTCTTCGTCGATACCGGATAAGAAAAGACGGGCGAGAAAAAGTGTCACGGAAAAAGATCTTGAAAATAAGAAAGTGTTCTCCTCTGACGAGAAGAACAGGAAGTGCAACGATGATTTGATATCATCGTCGCGAAAGTATTACGAGTCTAAGGAGATGAGAGGCTCGCGGAGAGATCGCCGGCATAGCCGGAGCGGGGTGTGGCAGCCTCATCTTGAAAGTATCACGGAAGATTTGTGTTAG
- the LOC131620798 gene encoding exocyst complex component EXO70B1-like gives MTPMFIQIQRWMMHTKLWRFVGFASAIVGLLCYALSSSFNHLFGNWNFMKIFLYTVFSFIICLIILFARTWQHSSSLRFKAHSAFLVLTITSVYSFFSDKVMNGKPDAYSLISCVAFAVMSLSLSRQIQCGFEVDLMYFYLGCLIVQLMKIKLSLAVIGIGFSYSLIILRSSFLSVEEIGYSEPEDENSVVIEINSQKQLANTDIAGTMEQLKTCLNTLEKKTLNLVEMLLKHVNEYDDSELMLPSVNFMIDELPSELINQLHETAKLMASAGFEKEFANVYISCRRKCLEECLISKVFGSQKINIKNKHQRVKYVDNVIKRWITASEIALKILFPFEQRLCDDVFSGFTSSATRFKEVFHGATLQLLNLVDAVADGSPSIWRLFKMVAIFETLHYLIPKLQFCPDSMVNETAVTVQNRLGEAISDLFMKLNYLIFRVPAAKQVAPPDGRHHPMTVQIMSYVASACRSRRTLEPILQKYPKVNNRLVFNASFVEHVEWIMDTLRRKMTAKSKDYEDFALRYLYMMNNRRYIEATIKRWDLDTVFSDVWFAKFQAIFQEELEFYQRNSWNKVMEILKLDNIDCMAPNDNVTAELLKEKLKLFNKHFEETYRAQSTWSVYDKKLREEIIRSVGNRLLPVYGIFIGKFRDCLGIHANQYVEYGMFEIQDRLNNLFLESNIDESSEFR, from the coding sequence ATGACACCCATGTTCATCCAAATTCAGAGGTGGATGATGCATACAAAGCTGTGGAGATTTGTCGGCTTTGCATCAGCTATTGTTGGATTGCTTTGTTATGCTCTAAGTTCTTCCTTCAACCATCTATTTGGAAATTGGAATTTCATGAAAATATTTCTTTACACCGTTTTCAGTTTCAtcatttgtttaattattttgtttgcgAGAACGTGGCAACACTCGTCAAGTCTTCGATTCAAAGCTCATTCAGCATTTCTGGTATTGACAATTACCTCTGTCTATTCCTTTTTCTCTGATAAAGTTATGAACGGAAAACCAGATGCATATAGTCTCATTTCATGTGTTGCCTTTGCTGTCATGTCACTTAGTTTATCAAGACAAATTCAATGTGGATTTGAAGTGGATCTTATGTACTTTTATCTAGGATGTTTAATTGTACAACTCATGAAGATTAAATTGTCGTTGGCTGTTATTGGAATAGGTTTCAGTTATTCCCTGATCATTCTTCGTTCTTCGTTTCTTTCCGTAGAAGAAATTGGGTATTCTGAACCCGAAGATGAAAATTCGGTAGTTATTGAAATCAACTCACAAAAACAACTAGCTAATACCGATATTGCTGGTACAATGGAACAACTGAAGACTTGTCTTAACACACTTGAGAAGAAAACTTTGAATCTCGTCGAAATGCTTTTGAAGCATGTGAATGAATACGATGATTCTGAATTGATGCTGCCTAGCGTTAACTTCATGATCGATGAGTTGCCTTCTGAACTGATCAACCAGCTACATGAAACCGCCAAGTTGATGGCAAGCGCTGGGTTTGAGAAAGAGTTTGCTAATGTATACATCAGTTGTAGAAGGAAATGTTTGGAGGAGTGTCTAATAAGTAAAGTATTCGGGTCGCAGAAGATTAACATCAAGAATAAACATCAAAGGGTGAAATATGTAGATAATGTTATTAAGAGATGGATCACAGCATCAGAAATTGCTCTTAAGATTCTATTTCCCTTTGAACAACGACTTTGTGATGACGTCTTTTCGGGTTTTACCTCCTCTGCTACTCGGTTCAAAGAGGTTTTCCACGGAGCAACACTTCAGCTTCTGAATTTGGTTGATGCAGTTGCTGATGGAAGCCCTTCAATTTGGCGTTTGTTCAAAATGGTTGCAATCTTCGAGACATTGCATTATCTTATACCGAAATTGCAATTCTGTCCTGATTCGATGGTAAACGAAACAGCAGTTACAGTCCAAAACAGGTTAGGGGAAGCAATTAGTGACCTTTTCATGAAACTGAATTATCTGATTTTTCGTGTCCCAGCAGCAAAGCAAGTTGCTCCACCTGATGGCCGACATCATCCAATGACAGTCCAGATCATGAGCTACGTCGCTTCAGCTTGTAGGTCACGCCGTACGCTAGAACCGATTTTGCAGAAATATCCCAAAGTTAATAACAGACTAGTATTCAACGCTTCTTTTGTAGAACATGTGGAGTGGATAATGGATACATTGAGGAGAAAAATGACAGCTAAGTCTAAAGACTACGAAGACTTTGCATTGCGCTATCTTTATATGATGAATAATAGGAGGTACATAGAAGCTACAATTAAAAGGTGGGATTTGGATACTGTCTTCAGCGATGTTTGGTTCGCAAAATTTCAAGCGATATTCCAAGAAGAACTTGAGTTTTATCAAAGAAACTCATGGAACAAGGTGATGGAGATATTGAAGTTGGACAACATTGATTGCATGGCACCTAATGATAATGTTACAGCAGAGTTATTGAAAGAGAAACTAAAATTGTTCAACAAGCATTTTGAAGAAACGTATAGAGCTCAGTCCACATGGTCTGTATATGATAAGAAGTTGAGGGAAGAAATAATAAGATCAGTAGGAAATAGGTTGCTTCCAGTATATGGAATCTTTATTGGGAAGTTCCGGGATTGTCTTGGTATTCATGCTAATCAGTATGTTGAGTATGGAATGTTTGAGATTCAAGATCGACTCAACAATTTGTTTCTGGAAAGTAATATAGATGAATCATCCGAATTTAGGTGA